The Haloplanus natans DSM 17983 DNA segment GCGAGCCTCTGGGAGATCCGATTCGCCGCCTCACCATTCATACTTCATTCACATTGGTGAGCTACCGCTGTCTGTGCTCACCGTTTTTCACCGTCCGAGCGGCCGCACTGGCCAGCCGTGGCCGCCGACCGCTAGGCTTAAGCGCGGGACGCCGATACTATCGACTGCGCCAAGGTGGCAGAGTCCGGCCTAACGCAGCGGCCTGCAGAGCCGCCCATCGCCGGTTCAAATCCGGCCCTTGGCTCTCACACGATACCCTAAAGCCCAAGACGACTACGTCTTGACGACTCCTCTTATTTCGAGGCGCTGTGTACGATTATCGAGAGAAATTTTCAACGAGGAGGTCGACTACTCCGAATCGTCGTCGGACTCGTCGTTCGCTTCGAGGATCTTCGCCGCTACATCCGTTACGTGCTGCTGGTGGGCAACCGATGTCCGGACGCTTTGGGCTGCATCGAGTTGGTCGTTGACGACCGCGTTCTGCTGGGGCCCCCACGTCTCCGGTGGCTCGGACTCGATGTACTCGACCCAGCGCTTGACACCTTCGATGCGCTGTTCACGGTTGCGTTCGTGCTTCGCATCAAGGCGCTCGTGCGCGTTTGAGTCGCTCATAGTCGGCTTCGAAATCGAGTCGCGTTACCCACTCTTTGAGGCGGGACACACTAAGACTTTCCTCGAAAAGAGTGTAGAGGTGGACCGCATCTTCGATGTCCTCCTGCGCGCCGAGGTGGAGTTTGTATGCGATCTGGAGCTCTAAGGGGCCTATCGGAACTGTCTTTCCACCGATTCGGGCCGTGATTGAGTTTTCGAGGGACGCGCGGTCGAACTCGTCGCGCGCGAACTTGACTTCGAGATGCGGCGTGATCTGATTCGTTGGCGCGACCCAGATGTTATCCCTCTCGTACATCGATGTGAGTGGCATCGCTGGGCTCCAGAACCCGTTCTCATCGAGTGTCTCTGCGAGTTCGTCTACAGCCTCTTCGTCGATCTGTTCGATGAGGATGTCGATATCTTCGGTAGAGCGAGCCCGACCGGCGAGGATGGAGACATACCCCGCGATGTAGACGTGCTTGATGTCGAATTGACCGAGAATCTCGGCGAACTCAATCGCCAGCTCGTCGAGCTGATTCGGTCCACGTTCGACGACGAGTGTGCCGTTTCGTAGCTCGATACCGCCCATAGAGGTTCGTTCGCAGGTGGGCGCATAACTTATCGGGAGTCGGTGGTCAACACCCAAATCCGGATTTCGGTAGCTGGTTCCCTGCTCCAATGATCGTTCGGTACAGGCTGACCGAACTTTCACTGGGCGGGTACTCGACCGTCATCGTCGCTCTTCGAGGTCGTCGATCGCTCGGTATTCGATGGCGGTTTCGATGTCGCTTGGTCTTCTAACACACCTCTGTACTTCTCGAACTCGTCTTGGTCAGGGTCGGCCGCGAGCACGCACTCGACGTAGCCGTCGAGGGCGGACTGCAAGGATTTGGTGTAGCGGCCGTATGCGGCGTCGATGCGGGTGTAGTTGTCGTCGATTCCCTCGAACAGTGCACGGTAGGTGATCGCAGCCGCCCGGTAGCGCTCGCGCCCGCGGTACCGCTCGGCTACTTCGAAGAAGTGTGAGAAGTCGATTGCCTCCGTGACGACTGGATAGTGCTGTGTGTGCTGGTCGAACGACTCTTGGATTTCGTCACGATACTCCTCTACCGACTTGCCGCTGTCGCCGAAACGGGCGAGAAACTGCTCACGCAGGTCCGGGTTCTCGGCGAGTGCGTCCCGCACGAACGCACGCAGGTCGTCGGGTGGGACATCTTCGATCACCCCGTCGACGCGTTCGCTCTCGTCTTGGGGCGGATCGGCGACGACATCCAGCAGCACCGCGACAACGTGTTTGCACTCGCCCGCCCCCTCGTAGGGACACGTACACCGCGCATCGATGGTATTCTCGCCCAGTTCGACGGTCACGTCGTACAGACTTGACCCCCGAACCGCGGCTGTGACCACGCCGCCAAACCGTTCGATTCGCCGAATGCGTCTTTCGTCTCGGTAGTTCCGCCCGCGCTCGAACACCGCGTCGGTACAGGCCTCCCGAATTTTTGCCTTGTCGAGATCCATGCTCATGGCACAGTCGTCTACCCTGGCTCGTCCGTTCGCGGCTCTATTCGTGTAGTAGTTCACAGGGATTATCGTAGCGGTTCATAGGCTCGGTTTCGCCCGAGTCGGAGACCACGGCCAGTCGAGTATCGCTAGACCTCCGGATGGCTACGATACTCCCTATCAGTAACACTCTCGACGGGGGCGTAGTAGCAGCGTTCGATCCGCCAGCGTATCATAATTAAAATGTGGATTCGATTCGGGTCCTTGGCCCTCATGCCGGAACGGCGTGAGGGCGCAGAGCCGAACGGCCGCGATTTGCACGATACGCGAAGCGACGGTCGTTCGAGCCCGGTCCACAGTTACTCACTCCGCGTCCTCCTCGTCGGCCATCCACCGTTGTCCGTACGACCGGTAGCCGTCGAACTCCCCGCGGGAAATCTCGTGCTCGATCTCCTCGCGTGTCTCGCTGCTGATCCGGACGAGATGGCAGATGGGATGGCCGGGCAGGGCGACGGGATTCTCGAGGACGCCGACGATGAGGCCGGTGAAGGGGGCTTCGACGACGCGTTCTCGATCCTTGAAATGATCCGAAATCGTACAGATCGCGTCTCCCTCGTGAACGAGGGGATTGGGTCCCCACTGCATCTCGACGAGGCCGCCCGTGTCGGCACGGAGCCACCGTTTCTCCTCGTTCGGTCCCATGACCGTCCGCCAGGACGGTTCGGTCACCGTCCCCTCGGGATAGACGCCGTACTCTGCGAGAACGTTCTCGACGCCGCTCAGTGCCTTCTCGATCAGGCCGGGTTGGAAGCGGTGTGCCTTCCCCATCTCGACGGTGATCGTCGGGACACCGTTTCGGGAGGCGACGGCGCGGAGCGATCCGGCGTCACCCTCTCCGGAGAGGATCACGTTCGTCCCGAACGCCGCGGCGAGGCGCTCGGTTTCGGGGCTTCCGATGTCGGCGCGGGCGTGATACATGGTGGTCCGGTTTCTGGTCGAGGTGTGGAAGTCGAGGCCGAGGTCACACTGGCTCACGAATCGGTGATACACCGCATGAGCGATACGTTCGGCCGTGTTCGACCGTTCTTTCCCCGGGAACGAGCGGTTGAGATCCTGATCGTAGATGGGGAGATACCGTTGTTGGGCCTGGTAGCCGGGAACGTTCACGACGTGGAGACAGACCAGCGTCCCGTGGATGTCCCCCGGCCGGTAGCGGTCGGCGACTTCTTGGAGTACCTTGACGCCGTTGAGTTCGTCGCCGTGGAGCGCCGCAGTCAGGCAGATACGGGGGCCGTCCCCCTCGCCGTTGACGACCGTCACGGGAATCTCGACGGGGTCGCCGAGATACGTCTTGCTCACTTCGAACCGGAACTGCCGTTTCTCACCGGGGTCGATGTCGGCGTCGATCCGGAACGGGCGTGGCTGGTCGTCGGACATATGCACCGAGTGGTGGGTGCGGATAATTAACTGTCGGCTCTCGGTGGGGTCACCGACCGCTCATACGGTTTATCGTAAGTCATTACCGGTGGAGTGCCGAGACGAGCCGGCGATTCACCGGTGAACAGTTACAATAATCCGTATCAGTCCCCATTCTCCGCTGCGGCCCGTTCGATGGCCCGTGCGACGCCGTCCTCGTCGTCGGCCTCGAACGCCGCCGTGAAGGAGTCCATCACCACCTTCGCCAGTTCGCGCGCGTCGGCTTCACTCGACTGGACGTTCTCGACACGGGTCGACTCCTCGCGCTCCTCGTCGACGATCCAGACCTCGAAGGTGCCGTTGCGCTCCGGCGTGGGCTGGAACTTCACTTCGACGTCGACGGTCAGGTTCTCGTACTCGCGGCGACCAGTTTTCAGCCAGCCGTCCGGAACTGCTTGGGTCATACTCCCTACTCCGTCGGTGATCGAAATAAGGCTATTGTGGGTCGGTGTCGGGCGCGGATCGGCTCGTAGTGATCGTTGTACGTC contains these protein-coding regions:
- a CDS encoding SWIM zinc finger family protein, giving the protein MSMDLDKAKIREACTDAVFERGRNYRDERRIRRIERFGGVVTAAVRGSSLYDVTVELGENTIDARCTCPYEGAGECKHVVAVLLDVVADPPQDESERVDGVIEDVPPDDLRAFVRDALAENPDLREQFLARFGDSGKSVEEYRDEIQESFDQHTQHYPVVTEAIDFSHFFEVAERYRGRERYRAAAITYRALFEGIDDNYTRIDAAYGRYTKSLQSALDGYVECVLAADPDQDEFEKYRGVLEDQATSKPPSNTERSTTSKSDDDGRVPAQ
- a CDS encoding succinylglutamate desuccinylase/aspartoacylase family protein: MSDDQPRPFRIDADIDPGEKRQFRFEVSKTYLGDPVEIPVTVVNGEGDGPRICLTAALHGDELNGVKVLQEVADRYRPGDIHGTLVCLHVVNVPGYQAQQRYLPIYDQDLNRSFPGKERSNTAERIAHAVYHRFVSQCDLGLDFHTSTRNRTTMYHARADIGSPETERLAAAFGTNVILSGEGDAGSLRAVASRNGVPTITVEMGKAHRFQPGLIEKALSGVENVLAEYGVYPEGTVTEPSWRTVMGPNEEKRWLRADTGGLVEMQWGPNPLVHEGDAICTISDHFKDRERVVEAPFTGLIVGVLENPVALPGHPICHLVRISSETREEIEHEISRGEFDGYRSYGQRWMADEEDAE